A window of Rhinatrema bivittatum chromosome 2, aRhiBiv1.1, whole genome shotgun sequence contains these coding sequences:
- the ELFN2 gene encoding protein phosphatase 1 regulatory subunit 29, with translation MLRLGLWVSAAILCCVLPMRAWGDCWLIEGDKGYVWLAICSQNQPPYETIPQHINSTVHDLRLNENKLKVVMYSSLARFGNLTDLNLTKNEIFYIEDGAFLGQSNLQVLQLGYNKLTNLTENMLRGMSRLQFLFVQHNLIEVVTPNAFSECPSLISIDLSSNRLAKLESTTFLNLAGLMVCELAGNPFHCNCDLYGFLNWLVIFNNVTRNYDRLQCESPREFAGYPLLSPRPHHSRNAITTLQSLCRDGMPRYRPTPFTSDFVKETEENSGFSPGDFFSLEPTAISTTDSSFSPTIKIQKIAITSATLMVTIPSPYSKLYVLVQYNNSHVADVMLLKNKKEQITLDKLKAHTDYAFCVASIRNLKRYNHTCLFFATGSDGIEDPISKTSTTTHYIMTILGCLFGMVIVLGVVYYCLRKKRLQEEKQKSINVKKTILEMRYGSDVDTSSIVHPSQKLSEHPIPISRMSSIPSVMGEKMPPKSLDISDTPKTTKGNYIEVRTGDLLDRSQREEDFHELDNGQGSAAEISTIAKEVDKVNQIINNCIDALKLDTASFLGTDPEMAYDCQSIPVSSSSQLERPSFLSPSYKDSIHPLQRQMSADAAVKKRCSISSSGSIKSARVFSLDVPDPPMKSDSKYIEKGSPLNSPLDRLPLVSPGAVHHLEVKAPYHCSEHRHSFPALYYEENADTLSQRVSFLKPLSRSKRDSTYSQLSPRHHFSGYSSSPEYSSESTHKIWERFRPYKKHHREEVYMAAGHALRKKVQFAKDEDLHDILDYWKGVSAQQKL, from the coding sequence ATGTTACGCCTGGGACTCTGGGTCTCTGCTGCCATCCTCTGCTGTGTATTGCCAATGAGAGCTTGGGGGGATTGCTGGTTGATTGAGGGAGACAAGGGTTATGTCTGGTTAGCTATCTGCAGCCAGAATCAGCCCCCATATGAAACTATTCCTCAGCACATCAATAGTACAGTGCATGACCTGCGACTCAATGAAAACAAACTCAAAGTGGTGATGTACTCCTCTCTTGCCCGCTTTGGCAACTTGACTGACTTGAATTTGACCAAGAATGAGATTTTCTATATTGAGGATGGTGCCTTTCTAGGCCAGTCAAATCTGCAGGTACTACAGCTGGGTTACAACAAACTAACTAACCTGACAGAAAATATGCTTCGAGGTATGTCCAGGTTGCAATTTCTGTTTGTTCAACACAACCTGATCGAAGTGGTAACTCCAAATGCTTTCTCTGAGTGCCCTAGCTTGATCAGCATTGACTTGTCCTCCAACCGTCTGGCCAAGCTGGAAAGCACCACTTTCTTAAATCTAGCAGGGCTGATGGTATGTGAGTTGGCAGGGAACCCTTTCCATTGCAACTGTGACCTCTATGGGTTCCTAAACTGGTTGGTGATTTTCAACAATGTCACTAGGAACTATGACCGCCTGCAATGTGAGAGTCCCCGTGAATTTGCTGGGTACCCTCTACTAAGTCCACGGCCCCATCACAGCAGGAATGCCATAACTACCCTGCAGTCACTTTGTCGGGATGGCATGCCAAGATACCGTCCAACGCCATTTACTTCTGACTTTGTGAAGGAAACAGAAGAAAATTCAGGCTTTAGTCCTGGAGATTTCTTTTCGCTAGAGCCCACAGCTATTTCAACAACAGACTCTTCTTTTAGCCCCACCATTAAGATTCAAAAGATTGCCATTACCTCTGCTACCCTGATGGTGACTATCCCATCACCTTACAGCAAGCTGTATGTGCTGGTCCAATATAACAACAGCCATGTTGCGGATGTAATGTTATTGAAGAACAAAAAGGAACAAATTACTCTGGACAAACTGAAGGCCCATACCGACTATGCTTTCTGTGTGGCCTCCATCCGCAATTTAAAGCGCTATAATCACACCTGTCTTTTTTTTGCCACTGGGAGTGACGGGATAGAGGACCCTATTTCCAAAACATCCACCACAACCCACTATATCATGACTATCCTGGGTTGCCTCTTTGGCATGGTCATTGTGCTAGGTGTGGTCTATTACTGTCTAAGGAAGAAGAGGCTACAGGAGGAGAAACAGAAGTCAATCAATGTGAAAAAGACTATCTTGGAGATGAGATATGGTTCAGATGTGGATACCAGTTCCATTGTTCACCCCTCACAGAAGCTAAGTGAGCACCCTATTCCCATCTCTCGTATGTCATCAATCCCCTCAGTAATGGGTGAAAAAATGCCTCCCAAGTCACTGGACATAAGTGATACCCCCAAAACTACAAAGGGAAACTATATTGAAGTGCGCACAGGTGATTTGTTGGACAGAAGCCAGAGGGAAGAGGACTTTCATGAACTGGATAATGGTCAAGGGTCAGCTGCAGAGATTTCCACGATAGCCAAAGAGGTGGATAAGGTGAACCAGATCATCAATAACTGCATTGATGCCTTGAAACTGGACACAGCTTCTTTCCTGGGCACAGATCCTGAGATGGCTTATGACTGTCAGTCTATCCCTGTCAGCTcttctagccagttggagaggcCAAGCTTCTTATCTCCTTCCTATAAAGACAGCATTCATCCTCTCCAACGCCAGATGAGTGCTGATGCTGCTGTGAAAAAACGCTGCAGCATCTCTTCCAGTGGCTCCATCAAGAGTGCCAGGGTTTTCAGTCTTGATGTCCCTGATCCACCCATGAAATCTGACTCCAAGTACATTGAGAAAGGCAGCCCCCTTAACAGCCCTTTAGACCGCCTTCCTTTGGTCTCCCCAGGGGCTGTCCATCACTTGGAGGTCAAGGCACCCTATCATTGCAGTGAACACCGGCACTCTTTCCCCGCCTTGTACTATGAGGAGAATGCAGACACATTAAGCCAGCGAGTGTCTTTCCTTAAGCCTCTTTCACGATCCAAAAGGGACTCTACCTACTCCCAGCTCTCTCCCAGACACCACTTCTCAGGGTACTCCTCTAGCCCTGAATATTCATCTGAAAGCACCCACAAGATCTGGGAGAGGTTTCGACCCTATAAAAAGCACCATCGGGAGGAGGTATATATGGCGGCAGGACATGCCTTGAGGAAGAAGGTCCAGTTCGCCAAAGATGAAGACCTCCATGACATCTTAGATTATTGGAAGGGGGTCTCAGCTCAGCAGAAATTGTGA